The Sulfuricaulis sp. genome includes a window with the following:
- the nuoG gene encoding NADH-quinone oxidoreductase subunit NuoG, translating to MKLPVAPDTVTIEVDGRKLQARKGEMLIKVTDAAGIYIPRFCYHHKLSIAANCRMCLVDVEKAPKPLPACATPVMDGMVVSTRSERARTAQKGTMEFLLINHPLDCPICDQGGECELQDLAVGYGKSASRYAEVKRIVKDRDIGPLISTEMTRCIHCTRCVRFGQEIAGVMEFGGLGRGEHMEIRTFLNRSVDSELSGNVIDLCPVGALTSKPFRFTARTWELADHASISPHDCVGANIIVQTLHGRVKRVLPRENEAVNEVWLADRDRFSYEALNGEDRLRVPMIRRGTEWEETDWPTALEYTVAGLRKVLETHGPEGLGALAAPISTSEEFYLLQKLMRALGSGNVDHRLRQMDFSDDAMAPPFPSLGRPIAELGNLDVALLVGSNPRKDQPLINLRLRKAVLKGAKIFAINPLNYDFNYKLAGNVVCTPANMLRSLAGVVSALAALKKCALPATFTSHFGNIRPEAPEQSMAQALHQGERVSVLLGTFALSHPQAAALRALAQLIAELSGAKFGQLPEANATGAWVAGCVPHRGPAGKDATKGRHALDMLHKPLNAYLLFGTEPEFDCLDGSAATALCTAEFVVMMTSFKPSPYRTRAVEYADVWLPLAPFTETDGSFISAEGRWQPFTAAATLLGESRPGWKILRMLGNLMGLPGFEQNSIEEVRKEMNLPAIPVAPPITFPSLHDDTAMMPANGQLMRIAEVPMYVVDAIVRRAPSLQNTADNPPPSARLNTAQAGKHGFEQGQTVQVIMAQGVARLNLVLDERVPDGCVLVPAGYAETCMLGAHGPATIKVAS from the coding sequence ATGAAACTCCCGGTTGCGCCCGACACGGTCACGATCGAAGTCGATGGCCGCAAGTTGCAGGCACGCAAGGGCGAGATGTTGATCAAAGTAACCGATGCCGCTGGCATATACATTCCGCGATTCTGCTACCACCACAAGTTGTCGATTGCGGCCAACTGCCGCATGTGTCTGGTGGACGTGGAAAAAGCGCCCAAACCGCTGCCGGCCTGCGCCACGCCGGTGATGGATGGCATGGTGGTGAGCACCCGCTCCGAGCGGGCGCGCACGGCGCAGAAAGGCACCATGGAATTTCTGCTGATCAATCACCCGCTCGATTGCCCAATCTGCGATCAGGGCGGCGAATGCGAATTGCAGGACTTGGCCGTGGGTTACGGCAAGAGTGCTTCGCGCTATGCCGAGGTTAAGCGCATTGTGAAGGATCGGGACATCGGACCGTTGATCTCGACCGAGATGACCCGCTGCATTCACTGCACCCGCTGTGTGCGCTTCGGCCAGGAGATCGCCGGCGTGATGGAGTTCGGTGGCTTGGGGCGCGGCGAGCACATGGAGATACGCACCTTCCTTAATCGCAGCGTGGATTCCGAACTGTCCGGTAACGTTATCGACCTCTGTCCCGTGGGGGCGCTGACCTCCAAGCCCTTCCGTTTCACCGCGCGCACCTGGGAACTGGCGGATCATGCTTCGATCAGCCCGCACGATTGCGTCGGCGCGAATATTATCGTGCAGACCTTGCACGGACGTGTGAAACGCGTGTTGCCACGTGAAAACGAGGCCGTCAACGAAGTCTGGTTGGCTGACCGCGATCGTTTCAGTTACGAAGCCTTGAACGGCGAGGACCGCCTGCGGGTTCCGATGATCCGGCGCGGCACCGAGTGGGAGGAAACCGACTGGCCCACGGCCCTGGAATACACCGTGGCAGGCCTCAGAAAAGTGCTGGAAACGCATGGCCCTGAAGGCCTCGGAGCGCTGGCGGCACCCATCTCCACGTCGGAGGAATTTTATCTGTTGCAGAAACTCATGCGCGCCCTCGGCAGCGGCAACGTGGACCATCGCCTGCGTCAGATGGATTTCAGCGATGATGCCATGGCACCACCGTTCCCATCGCTTGGGCGACCGATCGCCGAGCTCGGCAATCTTGATGTGGCGCTGCTGGTCGGATCCAATCCGCGCAAGGATCAGCCCCTGATCAACCTGCGCTTGCGCAAGGCCGTGCTCAAGGGCGCGAAAATTTTTGCCATCAATCCGCTTAATTATGACTTCAACTATAAGCTCGCGGGCAATGTAGTCTGCACGCCAGCCAATATGCTGCGTTCGCTTGCAGGTGTCGTGAGCGCCCTGGCAGCATTGAAGAAGTGTGCGCTACCCGCCACATTTACCTCTCACTTCGGGAATATCAGGCCGGAAGCGCCGGAACAGTCTATGGCCCAGGCGCTGCATCAGGGTGAACGGGTTTCCGTTCTGTTAGGAACATTTGCGCTCAGCCATCCGCAGGCGGCAGCGTTGCGCGCACTGGCGCAGCTCATCGCTGAATTGTCCGGCGCGAAGTTTGGCCAGCTCCCGGAGGCCAATGCTACAGGTGCATGGGTGGCCGGGTGCGTGCCTCATCGTGGACCGGCCGGCAAGGACGCAACGAAGGGGCGGCATGCATTGGACATGTTGCACAAGCCACTCAATGCCTATCTGCTGTTTGGCACCGAGCCTGAGTTCGACTGCCTGGACGGGTCGGCGGCGACTGCTCTGTGCACGGCTGAATTCGTTGTCATGATGACGAGCTTCAAACCATCGCCGTATCGCACGCGCGCGGTGGAGTATGCGGATGTGTGGCTGCCACTGGCGCCTTTTACCGAAACCGACGGCAGCTTTATCAGCGCTGAAGGCCGATGGCAGCCGTTCACCGCGGCGGCCACCTTATTGGGGGAATCGCGTCCCGGATGGAAGATTCTGCGCATGCTTGGGAATCTCATGGGGTTGCCGGGTTTTGAGCAGAATTCGATTGAAGAGGTTCGCAAGGAAATGAATCTGCCGGCAATCCCGGTGGCACCGCCCATTACTTTTCCTTCGCTGCATGATGACACCGCCATGATGCCCGCGAACGGTCAGCTGATGCGTATTGCCGAAGTCCCCATGTATGTTGTTGACGCCATCGTACGCCGCGCGCCGTCGTTGCAGAACACGGCCGACAACCCGCCGCCGTCCGCGCGTCTCAATACGGCGCAGGCCGGCAAGCATGGTTTCGAGCAGGGCCAGACCGTGCAGGTGATCATGGCGCAGGGTGTGGCGCGCCTCAATCTGGTGCTGGATGAACGCGTGCCGGATGGATGCGTTCTTGTCCCCGCTGGATATGCCGAGACCTGCATGCTGGGCGCACACGGCCCGGCAACCATCAAGGTGGCGTCATGA
- the nuoK gene encoding NADH-quinone oxidoreductase subunit NuoK — protein sequence MIPLSHYLILGAILFSLSVVGIFLNRKNLVILLMAIELMLLAVNLNFIAFSHYLGDISGQVFVFFILTVAAAESAIGLAILVAVFRNRQTINVEDLSSLKG from the coding sequence ATGATTCCGTTGTCGCATTATCTGATTCTCGGGGCTATCCTGTTTTCCCTGAGCGTCGTCGGTATTTTTCTCAATCGCAAGAATCTGGTCATTCTGCTCATGGCCATCGAGCTGATGCTGCTCGCCGTGAACCTGAACTTCATTGCGTTTTCACATTATCTCGGCGACATCTCCGGGCAGGTTTTTGTGTTTTTCATCCTGACTGTGGCGGCGGCCGAGTCGGCCATCGGGCTGGCCATCCTGGTGGCGGTGTTCCGTAACCGCCAGACCATCAATGTCGAAGACCTGAGCAGCCTGAAAGGATAG
- the nuoN gene encoding NADH-quinone oxidoreductase subunit NuoN, which yields MKFVTPDMMPAMPEIFVFSMACAILVIDLFLSDRARVVSYWLTQATLVGAVLLTLKVAATAPVFTFSGMFVADRLADLLKLGTYVITFFVFAYSRDYLRDRGMLRGEYFVLGLFGVVGMMVMASASHFLTLYLGLELLSLSLYAMIAFQRDSGTATEAAMKYFVLGAIASGMLLYGMSMIYGATGSLEIAAVSKAIGMMSPDNIILIFGLVFVISGLAFKIGAVPFHMWVPDVYHGAPTAVALYIGTAPKLAAFALFLRLLVSGLEPLAGSWQSMLMIIAVLSMAVGNLIAIAQTNIKRMLAYSSISHMGFFLLGILSAEPNGYSSSLFYILVYAVMSAGAFGMIILLSRTGFEAERLEDFKGLNQRSPWHAFLMLLLMLSMAGVPPTVGFYAKLLVIQSVIKIGMIPLAVAAVLFAVIGAYYYLRVIKLMYFDDATEKAPIRASGDMQVLIGFNALLLIGIMPWVGALIELCRQAIRTLA from the coding sequence ATGAAATTCGTCACGCCCGATATGATGCCCGCCATGCCCGAGATCTTCGTGTTCTCGATGGCCTGCGCGATCCTGGTGATCGACCTGTTCCTGTCGGATCGTGCGCGCGTCGTTTCCTACTGGCTCACGCAGGCGACGCTGGTCGGCGCAGTTCTGTTGACGTTGAAAGTGGCAGCCACCGCGCCAGTATTCACCTTCAGCGGCATGTTTGTCGCGGACCGGCTTGCCGATCTGCTGAAGTTGGGTACTTACGTCATTACTTTCTTTGTTTTTGCCTATTCGCGTGATTATCTGCGTGACCGCGGGATGCTGCGAGGAGAGTATTTCGTGCTTGGCTTGTTCGGGGTGGTGGGCATGATGGTCATGGCCTCGGCCAGCCATTTCCTGACGCTGTATCTGGGTCTCGAACTGCTGTCACTCTCGCTCTACGCCATGATCGCTTTCCAGCGCGATTCCGGCACCGCGACCGAGGCCGCGATGAAGTATTTCGTTCTTGGCGCTATCGCCTCCGGCATGTTGCTCTACGGCATGTCCATGATCTACGGCGCGACCGGCAGCCTCGAAATCGCCGCGGTTTCCAAGGCCATCGGTATGATGTCCCCGGACAATATCATTCTCATTTTCGGCCTGGTATTCGTGATTTCCGGATTGGCTTTCAAGATCGGCGCGGTGCCGTTCCACATGTGGGTCCCGGACGTGTATCACGGCGCTCCCACGGCCGTGGCGCTGTACATCGGCACGGCCCCGAAACTCGCAGCCTTCGCGCTGTTCCTGCGCCTGCTGGTCAGCGGGCTCGAACCGCTCGCGGGTTCCTGGCAATCCATGCTCATGATCATTGCCGTATTGTCCATGGCCGTTGGCAACCTCATCGCCATCGCACAAACTAACATCAAGCGCATGCTGGCGTATTCTTCGATCTCGCACATGGGTTTCTTCCTGCTCGGTATATTGAGCGCGGAGCCGAATGGTTACAGCTCTTCTCTGTTTTATATCCTGGTCTACGCCGTCATGAGCGCCGGTGCCTTCGGCATGATCATCTTGCTGTCGCGCACGGGTTTTGAGGCGGAACGACTCGAGGATTTCAAGGGGCTCAACCAGCGTAGCCCATGGCATGCGTTTCTAATGTTGTTGCTCATGCTGTCGATGGCCGGCGTGCCGCCGACCGTGGGTTTCTACGCCAAACTGCTCGTCATCCAGTCCGTCATCAAGATTGGCATGATTCCGCTGGCCGTGGCGGCGGTGCTGTTCGCCGTCATCGGGGCCTACTATTATCTGCGCGTTATCAAGCTCATGTATTTTGACGATGCCACGGAGAAGGCCCCGATTCGCGCGAGCGGGGATATGCAGGTGCTGATCGGCTTCAATGCGCTGTTGCTCATCGGCATCATGCCGTGGGTGGGCGCCCTTATCGAGCTGTGCCGGCAGGCGATCAGGACCTTGGCGTGA
- the nuoL gene encoding NADH-quinone oxidoreductase subunit L, translating to MMQNSFPFELIYLAIPLSCLVGAMLAGLLGWKIGRVGAHSVAIFGVATAFVLSAFVVLPDVLAGNSFNGPVYTWGVSGGIPLEIGFLIDPLTALMMVVVTFVSLMVHIYTIGYMHDDPGYQRFFSYIALFTFSMLMLVMSNNFLQLFFGWEAVGLMSYLLIGFWYTRDSATYAQLKAFLVNRVGDLGFLLGIAAIYMTFGTLDYAAVFAIAPQMVAKTIQVLPGAEWSVITLICILLFIGAMGKSAQAPLHVWLPDSMEGPTPISALIHAATMVTAGVFMVARMSPLYELSETALSVVLVIGAITALFMAFVGMVQNDIKRVVAYSTLSQLGYMMVALGASAYSVGIFHLMTHAFFKALLFLAAGSVIIALHHEQDLRKMGGLKRRMPITFITTWIGSLALAGIPPFAGFFSKDMIIEAAHHSQLPGSGFAYFAVLTGVFVTAFYTFRMLFLVYYGKPRMDEHTLKHVEESPWVVTIPLILLAIPSLVTGFMFLDPLVFGSFFGESIKVLPAHDVVQQIAGQYAGLGPFIAHGLQSAPFLLAVGGIVTAWFMYVRLPHLPSRVREKAGVIYTLLLRKYFVDEFNEFVFAGGARAIGRLFWKIGDVKLIDGLAVNGTARMIGWVSSVIRHIQSGYVYHYAFAMILGLFLLITFFLHK from the coding sequence ATGATGCAGAATTCCTTTCCTTTCGAGCTGATCTATCTCGCCATTCCGCTGTCCTGCCTCGTGGGCGCGATGCTGGCCGGCCTGCTGGGCTGGAAGATCGGGCGTGTCGGTGCGCACAGCGTGGCGATTTTCGGTGTGGCCACGGCGTTCGTGCTGTCGGCTTTTGTGGTCCTGCCGGATGTGCTCGCAGGGAACAGTTTTAACGGGCCGGTTTATACCTGGGGCGTTTCTGGTGGCATCCCGCTGGAGATCGGATTCCTGATCGATCCCCTGACGGCGCTCATGATGGTGGTGGTGACCTTCGTTTCGCTCATGGTGCACATCTACACCATTGGCTATATGCACGACGATCCCGGTTATCAGCGCTTCTTCAGTTACATCGCGCTTTTTACCTTTTCGATGCTGATGCTGGTGATGTCGAACAATTTTCTCCAGCTTTTCTTCGGCTGGGAGGCGGTGGGCCTGATGTCCTACCTGTTGATCGGTTTCTGGTACACGCGCGATTCGGCCACCTACGCCCAGCTCAAGGCTTTCCTTGTCAACCGCGTCGGCGATCTGGGTTTCCTGCTCGGTATCGCCGCGATCTACATGACCTTCGGCACGCTGGATTATGCTGCCGTGTTCGCGATCGCCCCGCAGATGGTTGCTAAGACTATCCAGGTGCTGCCGGGCGCTGAATGGAGCGTGATAACGCTCATTTGCATCCTGCTGTTCATTGGCGCGATGGGCAAGTCCGCGCAGGCCCCGCTGCACGTGTGGCTGCCCGACTCGATGGAGGGCCCGACGCCCATCTCGGCCCTGATCCATGCGGCCACCATGGTGACCGCCGGCGTGTTCATGGTGGCGCGCATGTCGCCGCTGTATGAGCTTTCGGAAACCGCGTTGTCAGTGGTGCTCGTCATCGGCGCGATCACGGCGCTGTTCATGGCCTTCGTTGGAATGGTGCAGAACGACATCAAACGCGTGGTGGCGTATTCGACGCTGTCCCAGCTTGGCTACATGATGGTCGCACTTGGGGCTTCGGCCTACAGCGTGGGCATCTTTCATCTGATGACGCATGCCTTCTTCAAGGCTTTGCTGTTCCTGGCCGCGGGCTCGGTGATTATCGCCCTGCATCACGAGCAGGACCTGCGCAAAATGGGCGGCCTCAAGCGGCGCATGCCGATTACTTTTATCACCACCTGGATCGGGTCGCTCGCGCTGGCGGGGATTCCGCCGTTCGCGGGTTTCTTCTCCAAGGACATGATCATCGAGGCGGCGCATCACTCGCAATTGCCTGGCAGCGGCTTTGCCTATTTTGCCGTACTGACGGGCGTGTTCGTCACCGCTTTTTATACCTTCCGCATGCTGTTCCTGGTGTATTACGGCAAGCCGCGCATGGATGAGCATACGCTCAAGCATGTGGAGGAATCGCCCTGGGTAGTGACGATACCTCTTATACTGCTCGCCATTCCCTCGCTTGTGACGGGTTTCATGTTCCTCGATCCGCTGGTGTTTGGCAGTTTCTTCGGCGAATCCATTAAAGTCCTGCCGGCGCATGACGTGGTTCAGCAGATCGCGGGGCAGTATGCCGGGCTCGGCCCCTTCATCGCCCATGGCCTGCAATCCGCACCGTTCCTGCTCGCGGTGGGGGGAATTGTTACGGCCTGGTTCATGTACGTCCGCCTGCCGCACCTTCCGAGCCGCGTGCGCGAAAAGGCCGGCGTGATCTACACACTCCTGCTGCGCAAATATTTCGTGGATGAGTTCAATGAATTCGTATTTGCTGGCGGCGCGCGCGCCATTGGGCGCTTGTTCTGGAAAATCGGTGACGTGAAGCTTATCGATGGCCTGGCGGTGAACGGCACGGCGCGCATGATTGGCTGGGTGTCCTCGGTCATCCGCCATATCCAGTCCGGCTACGTGTATCACTACGCATTCGCCATGATCCTGGGACTGTTCCTGTTGATCACTTTTTTCCTGCACAAATAA
- the nuoI gene encoding NADH-quinone oxidoreductase subunit NuoI, producing MLKTVKRYLNTFLLYELLKGLMVTGRHLFMRKFTVQYPEEKTPISPRFRGLHALRRYPNGEERCIACKLCEAVCPAAAITIESEVRADGTRRTTRYDIDLFKCIYCGFCEESCPVDSIVETRIFEFHFENRGEHVIHKEELLAIGDKYEKQLAEDRATDAKYR from the coding sequence ATGCTCAAGACGGTCAAACGTTATCTGAATACATTCCTGCTCTATGAGCTGCTGAAGGGCCTGATGGTGACCGGGCGTCATCTGTTCATGCGCAAGTTTACGGTGCAGTACCCGGAGGAGAAGACGCCGATCAGTCCGCGATTCCGCGGCCTGCACGCGCTGCGTCGCTACCCCAACGGCGAGGAGCGCTGCATTGCCTGCAAGCTGTGTGAAGCGGTCTGTCCCGCGGCGGCCATCACGATCGAATCGGAAGTGCGCGCCGATGGCACGCGCCGCACCACGCGTTACGATATCGATCTCTTCAAGTGTATCTACTGCGGTTTCTGCGAGGAGTCCTGTCCCGTCGATTCCATCGTCGAAACCAGGATTTTCGAGTTTCATTTCGAAAATCGCGGCGAGCATGTGATCCACAAGGAAGAATTGCTCGCGATCGGCGACAAGTACGAAAAACAGCTCGCGGAAGACCGCGCGACCGACGCGAAATATAGATAA
- the nuoH gene encoding NADH-quinone oxidoreductase subunit NuoH has protein sequence MSKIMLDIWNWFPDWSQVGLLNLGKILLIAVPLILTVAYLTLAERKIIGYMQARIGPNRVGPKGLLQPFADVVKLFLKEVIIPNKSSRYLFLFAPILTFAPALAAWAVIPFTDKMWLTNIDAGLLYILALTSMTVYGVIIAGWASNSKYAFLGSLRSAAQIVAYEIAMGFALVGVLMAAGSLNLREIVLAQSGGPHQWYLLPLFPLFLVYLISGVAETNRAPFDVAEGESEIVAGFHVEYSGTAFALFFLAEYANMILISALCSIMFLGGWLSPFEILPAKLLAVPVIGAVLGNGIHWLLFKISFILFCFLWFRATFPRYRYDQIMRLGWKVFIPVTLVWIAVMGCVMFLTPWGFIFH, from the coding sequence ATGAGCAAAATCATGCTCGACATCTGGAACTGGTTTCCGGATTGGTCGCAGGTGGGATTGCTCAACCTTGGCAAGATCCTCCTCATCGCCGTTCCACTGATACTGACGGTGGCGTATCTCACCTTGGCCGAACGCAAAATCATCGGCTACATGCAGGCGCGCATCGGACCCAACCGCGTGGGCCCCAAGGGTCTGCTGCAGCCGTTTGCCGATGTGGTCAAACTTTTTCTCAAGGAAGTGATAATTCCGAACAAGTCGAGCAGGTACCTGTTCCTGTTTGCGCCGATTCTCACTTTTGCGCCGGCCTTGGCGGCGTGGGCGGTGATTCCGTTTACTGACAAAATGTGGCTGACAAACATTGATGCCGGCCTGTTGTACATTCTCGCACTCACATCCATGACGGTTTATGGAGTTATCATCGCCGGCTGGGCATCCAACTCGAAGTATGCCTTCCTCGGCAGCCTGCGCTCGGCGGCCCAAATCGTGGCCTATGAAATCGCCATGGGTTTCGCGCTGGTGGGCGTGCTGATGGCGGCCGGCAGCCTGAACTTGCGCGAGATCGTGCTGGCTCAGAGCGGAGGCCCGCATCAATGGTACCTGCTTCCGCTGTTCCCGTTGTTCCTGGTGTATCTCATCTCCGGCGTAGCCGAGACCAACCGTGCGCCGTTTGACGTAGCCGAAGGCGAGTCCGAGATTGTGGCCGGCTTTCACGTAGAGTACTCCGGCACAGCGTTCGCCCTCTTTTTTCTGGCCGAGTATGCCAACATGATTCTGATCTCGGCACTATGCTCGATCATGTTCCTGGGCGGCTGGCTGTCGCCGTTCGAAATTCTGCCCGCCAAGCTGCTGGCCGTACCGGTGATTGGCGCCGTGCTGGGCAATGGCATTCACTGGCTGCTGTTCAAGATCAGTTTCATTCTGTTTTGTTTCCTGTGGTTCCGTGCCACGTTTCCGCGCTATCGTTACGACCAGATCATGCGGCTGGGATGGAAGGTGTTTATTCCGGTGACGCTGGTCTGGATCGCCGTGATGGGATGCGTCATGTTTCTCACGCCTTGGGGGTTTATTTTCCACTGA
- a CDS encoding NADH-quinone oxidoreductase subunit M: MMLAEHILSLVTWLPIFGGIAVLATGSDRNADYARQLSLVIAVLTFIVTLPLYANFNSGTHAMQFVEDRAWIEAFNIRYRLGIDGISLLLILLTSFSTVLVIISAWKVIEKKVAQYYAAFLIMEGLMIGVFSALDGILFYIFWEAMLVPMFLIIGLWGGPNRVYATIKFFLYTFLGSVLMLVAFIYLYYQAGSFDILAWHGVKLGSTPQILIFLAFLTAFAVKVPMWPVHTWLPDAHVEAPTGGSVILAAIMLKMGAYGFLRFSLPILPDASHELAWLMIALSLIAIVYIGLVALVQEDMKKLIAYSSIAHMGFVTLGFFIFNVQGIEGGIVQMISHGFVSGALFLCVGVLYDRLHSRMIKDYGGVANRMPVFAAFMMLFAMANAGLPGTSGFVGELLVILGAFQANVWYALAAATTLVFGAAYTLWMYKRVIFGAVANDKVAALTDVTAREIVFLSLLALAVLVMGLWPYPFLDVMHASVDHLLQQSMTSKL, encoded by the coding sequence ATGATGCTGGCCGAACATATCCTGAGTCTGGTGACATGGCTGCCGATCTTCGGCGGTATCGCGGTGCTTGCCACCGGCAGTGATCGCAATGCCGATTACGCCCGCCAGCTGAGCCTCGTGATCGCTGTTCTGACTTTCATCGTTACACTGCCGCTGTATGCCAATTTCAACAGCGGCACGCATGCGATGCAGTTTGTCGAGGACCGTGCCTGGATCGAGGCTTTCAACATCCGTTATCGTCTGGGTATTGACGGCATCTCGCTGCTGCTGATCCTGTTGACGAGTTTCAGCACCGTGCTGGTCATTATTTCTGCCTGGAAGGTGATCGAGAAGAAGGTGGCGCAGTATTATGCCGCGTTCCTGATCATGGAAGGACTCATGATCGGCGTGTTCAGCGCGCTCGATGGCATCCTGTTCTACATTTTCTGGGAGGCCATGCTGGTCCCGATGTTCCTCATCATCGGCCTGTGGGGCGGGCCGAACCGCGTTTACGCCACCATCAAGTTTTTCCTTTATACCTTTCTCGGTTCGGTACTGATGCTGGTGGCCTTTATTTATCTTTACTATCAGGCCGGTAGTTTTGACATTCTCGCCTGGCACGGCGTTAAACTCGGGTCCACCCCTCAGATTCTCATCTTTCTCGCTTTCCTCACGGCCTTTGCCGTGAAGGTCCCGATGTGGCCGGTGCATACCTGGCTGCCGGATGCGCATGTTGAGGCGCCCACGGGAGGGTCCGTTATTCTGGCCGCGATCATGCTGAAAATGGGCGCCTACGGTTTCCTGCGCTTCTCACTCCCCATCCTGCCGGACGCCTCGCATGAACTGGCGTGGCTCATGATCGCGCTCTCGCTCATCGCGATCGTGTACATCGGTCTGGTGGCACTGGTGCAGGAGGACATGAAAAAGCTGATTGCCTATTCATCTATTGCACACATGGGTTTTGTGACCCTGGGATTTTTCATATTCAACGTGCAGGGTATTGAGGGGGGTATCGTGCAGATGATCTCGCACGGTTTTGTTTCCGGCGCGCTGTTCCTGTGCGTGGGTGTTCTCTATGACCGTCTCCATTCACGCATGATCAAGGACTACGGCGGTGTCGCCAATCGCATGCCGGTGTTTGCCGCTTTCATGATGCTGTTCGCCATGGCCAACGCCGGTCTGCCCGGTACCTCCGGATTCGTGGGCGAGTTGCTGGTGATCCTGGGCGCGTTCCAGGCCAATGTCTGGTATGCCCTGGCCGCGGCCACGACGCTCGTGTTTGGCGCTGCCTACACGCTGTGGATGTACAAGCGTGTAATTTTCGGGGCGGTTGCCAATGACAAGGTCGCCGCACTTACGGATGTCACTGCGCGCGAAATCGTGTTTCTCTCGCTACTGGCCCTGGCCGTGCTGGTCATGGGGCTGTGGCCGTATCCGTTTCTCGATGTGATGCACGCGTCGGTGGATCACCTGTTGCAACAATCCATGACTTCAAAACTGTGA
- a CDS encoding NADH-quinone oxidoreductase subunit J — protein sequence MEFKQLIFYFFSVVLVFAAAMVITVRNPVKAALFLVLAFVSAAGLWLLLQAEFLAIVLVLVYVGAVMVLFLFVVMMLDINLVRLREGFGEYLPIGGLVAVLLVLEMGIILSTDQFGLKQMPDPGSLPADHSNTRELGRLLYTVYAYPFEIAAGILLVAIVAAIALTLRRRKDSKYQDPSRQINIDPRERVRIVKMSSEKKS from the coding sequence ATGGAATTTAAACAGCTCATTTTTTACTTCTTCAGTGTGGTGCTGGTGTTCGCCGCCGCCATGGTGATTACCGTGCGCAACCCGGTGAAGGCGGCGCTGTTTCTGGTGCTGGCGTTTGTGAGCGCCGCCGGCCTGTGGCTGCTGCTGCAGGCGGAATTCCTCGCCATCGTGCTGGTTTTGGTCTACGTCGGCGCGGTCATGGTGCTGTTCCTGTTCGTGGTCATGATGCTTGATATCAACCTCGTGCGCCTGCGCGAGGGCTTTGGCGAGTACCTGCCGATCGGGGGGCTGGTGGCGGTGCTGCTGGTACTTGAGATGGGCATTATTCTGAGCACTGATCAGTTTGGTTTAAAACAGATGCCCGATCCGGGCTCGCTGCCCGCGGATCACAGCAACACGCGCGAACTCGGGCGACTGCTGTACACGGTTTACGCCTATCCGTTTGAAATCGCGGCGGGCATTCTGCTGGTGGCCATTGTTGCGGCCATCGCGCTCACCTTGCGTCGCCGCAAGGACAGCAAATACCAGGATCCGTCGCGGCAGATTAATATCGACCCGCGCGAACGTGTGCGTATCGTTAAGATGTCGTCAGAAAAGAAAAGCTGA